Proteins encoded by one window of Kribbella flavida DSM 17836:
- the rpsK gene encoding 30S ribosomal protein S11, with the protein MPPKSRTAAGAKKVRRKEKKNVAAGHAHIKSTFNNTIVTITDPTGAVISWASAGTVGFKGSRKSTPFAAQMAAEAAGRRAMEHGMRKIDVFVKGPGSGRETAIRSLGAVGLEVGTIQDVTPTAHNGCRPPKRRRV; encoded by the coding sequence ATGCCTCCCAAGAGCCGCACAGCGGCCGGCGCGAAGAAGGTGCGCCGCAAGGAGAAGAAGAACGTGGCCGCCGGCCACGCGCACATCAAGAGCACGTTCAACAACACGATCGTGACGATCACCGACCCGACCGGCGCGGTCATCTCGTGGGCTTCCGCGGGCACCGTCGGCTTCAAGGGTTCGCGCAAGTCCACCCCGTTCGCCGCGCAGATGGCCGCCGAGGCCGCCGGCCGGCGGGCGATGGAGCACGGCATGCGCAAGATCGACGTGTTCGTCAAGGGTCCCGGCTCCGGCCGGGAGACCGCGATCCGTTCGCTGGGTGCGGTCGGCCTCGAGGTCGGCACCATCCAGGACGTCACCCCGACCGCCCACAACGGTTGCCGCCCGCCCAAGCGGCGCCGGGTCTGA
- the rpsM gene encoding 30S ribosomal protein S13: MARLVGVDLPRDKRIEVALTYIFGVGRTRALKTLEATGISGDKRVHELGDEELVKLRDWIEGNYKIEGDLRREVTADIRRKIEIGSYQGRRHRSGLPVRGQRTRTNARSRKGRRKAIAGKKKK, encoded by the coding sequence ATGGCACGCCTCGTAGGGGTCGACCTGCCGCGCGACAAGCGCATCGAGGTCGCACTCACCTACATCTTCGGTGTAGGACGTACTCGCGCCCTGAAGACGCTCGAAGCCACCGGCATCTCCGGTGACAAGCGCGTCCACGAGCTGGGCGACGAGGAGCTGGTGAAGCTCCGGGACTGGATCGAAGGCAACTACAAGATCGAAGGTGACCTCCGTCGCGAGGTGACCGCGGACATCCGCCGCAAGATCGAGATCGGGTCGTACCAGGGTCGCCGGCACCGCAGCGGCCTGCCGGTGCGTGGTCAGCGCACGCGGACCAACGCCCGCAGCCGCAAGGGTCGTCGCAAGGCGATCGCCGGCAAGAAGAAGAAGTGA
- the rpmJ gene encoding 50S ribosomal protein L36, with translation MKVNPSVKKICDKCKVIRRHGRVMVICENPRHKQRQG, from the coding sequence ATGAAGGTCAATCCGAGCGTCAAGAAGATCTGCGACAAGTGCAAGGTGATCCGCCGCCACGGCCGGGTCATGGTGATCTGCGAGAACCCGCGGCACAAGCAGCGGCAGGGCTGA
- the infA gene encoding translation initiation factor IF-1 produces MPKKEGVIELEGTIVEALPNAMFRVELSNGHKVLAHISGKMRQHYIRILPEDRVVVELSPYDLTRGRIVYRYK; encoded by the coding sequence ATGCCCAAAAAAGAGGGAGTCATCGAACTCGAGGGCACCATCGTGGAGGCCCTGCCGAACGCGATGTTCCGTGTTGAGCTGTCCAACGGGCACAAGGTGCTCGCGCACATCAGCGGCAAGATGAGGCAGCACTACATCCGGATCCTCCCCGAGGACCGGGTCGTCGTGGAGCTGTCGCCGTACGACCTCACCCGGGGTCGCATCGTCTACCGGTACAAGTAA
- a CDS encoding NAD(P)-dependent oxidoreductase, whose translation MKTPVTVLGLGAMGAALARAFAAAGHPTTVWNRTPGRAPDLTDVTRAKSIGDAIAASPLVVVCLLTNDTVHDTLEPIAPELAGRSVVNLTNGTPEQARRMADWAAQQGVDYLDGGIMAVPDMIGGPAAFILYSGSPVAFEKYQPALAVLARPLFVGSDAGLAALQDLSLLTGMYGMFAGVTHALALVSSEKVSPTAFTQDLLVPWLTAMLGTVQQIAKDLEYGAEPGAAGSNLAMQAAAFGNLIDASRGQGVDPGLLTPMGDLLKRAVEQGHGDEDLAALVRLLSER comes from the coding sequence ATGAAGACACCAGTCACCGTTCTCGGCCTCGGCGCGATGGGCGCCGCCCTCGCCCGGGCCTTCGCCGCCGCCGGCCACCCGACCACCGTCTGGAACCGGACCCCGGGCCGGGCCCCCGACCTCACCGACGTGACCCGCGCGAAGAGCATCGGCGACGCGATCGCGGCCAGCCCGCTCGTTGTCGTTTGCCTGCTCACCAACGACACGGTGCACGACACCCTGGAACCCATCGCACCGGAACTCGCCGGCCGCTCCGTGGTGAACCTCACCAACGGCACCCCCGAGCAGGCCCGCCGGATGGCCGACTGGGCCGCGCAACAGGGCGTGGACTACCTCGACGGCGGGATCATGGCCGTGCCGGACATGATCGGCGGACCGGCCGCGTTCATCCTCTACAGCGGCTCCCCCGTCGCCTTCGAGAAGTACCAGCCGGCCCTCGCCGTCCTGGCCCGTCCGCTGTTCGTCGGCAGCGACGCGGGACTGGCGGCCCTGCAGGACCTGTCGCTGCTGACCGGGATGTACGGCATGTTCGCCGGCGTCACGCACGCGCTCGCACTGGTGTCGAGCGAGAAGGTCTCCCCCACCGCGTTCACCCAGGACCTGCTGGTCCCCTGGCTCACCGCCATGCTCGGCACGGTCCAGCAGATCGCCAAGGATCTCGAGTACGGCGCGGAGCCGGGAGCCGCCGGCTCGAACCTCGCGATGCAGGCGGCCGCTTTCGGCAACCTCATCGACGCCTCCCGGGGCCAGGGAGTCGACCCCGGGCTGCTGACACCGATGGGTGACCTGCTCAAGCGCGCGGTCGAGCAGGGGCACGGCGACGAGGACCTGGCCGCCCTCGTCCGCCTGCTGTCCGAGCGCTGA
- a CDS encoding DUF1707 SHOCT-like domain-containing protein has protein sequence MPSPYQPHQRFTEADRDKIAGRLRDAFADGRLDQPEFTARLDRLYGAQTYGELEPLVRDLPPVRTYQTPAMVENVKPAPEPGTFPERKKPNQPQNKALQHLTGGFTGVVLLNVVIWFVIGLGNGGDWPAFWPVWLLIPWALFAFSNLGKRR, from the coding sequence ATGCCCAGTCCGTACCAGCCACACCAGCGTTTCACCGAGGCCGACCGCGACAAGATCGCCGGGCGACTGCGGGACGCGTTCGCGGACGGCCGGCTGGACCAGCCCGAGTTCACCGCCCGGCTCGACCGGCTGTACGGCGCGCAGACCTACGGCGAGCTGGAGCCGCTGGTGCGTGACCTGCCGCCGGTGCGGACGTACCAGACGCCCGCCATGGTGGAGAACGTCAAGCCGGCCCCTGAGCCCGGCACCTTCCCGGAGCGGAAGAAGCCGAACCAGCCGCAGAACAAGGCGCTGCAGCACCTGACCGGCGGTTTCACCGGCGTGGTGCTGCTGAACGTGGTGATCTGGTTCGTCATCGGCCTGGGCAACGGCGGCGACTGGCCGGCGTTCTGGCCGGTCTGGCTGCTGATCCCGTGGGCGCTCTTCGCGTTCAGCAACCTCGGAAAGCGGCGGTGA
- the map gene encoding type I methionyl aminopeptidase → MIFKDRGIEIKTREQILAMRKAGLVVGRTLELLRGEVKAGVSTGELDAIAEDHIRSAGATPSFKGYHGFTGSICASVNDEIVHGIPGDRVLADGDLISIDCGAIVDGWHGDAAITVGVGDVAPELLELARICEESMWRGFAAAKLGGRLTDISAAVEAHVRANSSYGIVEDFVGHGIGSAMHQPPNVPNFGRPGKGPKLVEGLALAVEPMLTLGKQDNHTLEDDWTVVTDDGSAAAHTEHTFTLTPQGPWILTALDGGEAKLAELGVTFGPLAD, encoded by the coding sequence ATGATCTTCAAGGACCGCGGGATCGAGATCAAGACCCGCGAGCAGATCCTGGCCATGCGCAAGGCCGGCCTGGTGGTCGGCCGCACGCTGGAGCTGCTGCGCGGCGAGGTGAAGGCCGGCGTCAGCACCGGCGAGCTGGACGCGATCGCCGAGGACCACATCCGGTCCGCCGGCGCGACGCCGTCGTTCAAGGGCTACCACGGCTTCACCGGCTCGATCTGCGCGTCGGTCAACGACGAGATCGTGCACGGCATCCCCGGTGACCGGGTGCTGGCCGACGGCGACCTGATCTCGATCGACTGCGGCGCGATTGTCGACGGCTGGCACGGCGACGCCGCGATCACGGTCGGCGTCGGCGACGTCGCGCCCGAGCTGCTGGAGCTGGCCCGGATCTGCGAGGAGTCGATGTGGCGCGGCTTCGCGGCCGCGAAGCTGGGTGGCCGGCTGACCGACATCTCGGCCGCGGTCGAGGCGCACGTGCGAGCCAACTCGTCGTACGGGATCGTCGAGGACTTCGTCGGGCACGGCATCGGGTCGGCGATGCACCAGCCGCCGAACGTGCCGAACTTCGGCCGTCCCGGCAAGGGACCCAAGCTGGTCGAGGGGCTGGCGCTCGCGGTCGAGCCGATGCTGACGCTGGGCAAGCAGGACAACCACACGCTCGAGGACGACTGGACCGTGGTCACCGACGACGGGTCGGCTGCCGCGCACACCGAGCACACGTTCACGCTGACCCCGCAGGGTCCGTGGATCCTGACCGCGCTGGACGGCGGCGAGGCCAAGCTCGCCGAGCTCGGCGTCACCTTCGGCCCGCTGGCCGACTGA
- a CDS encoding adenylate kinase, with protein sequence MRMLLMGPPGAGKGTQAKVLAERLGIPAVSTGDIFRQNVKDETELGLEAKRYMDAGNYVPDEVTNAMVRDRLSEADAGAGFLLDGYPRTLPQVGTLDDLLAEHGHKLDAVVALVADTDVLVDRMLRRAKIDGRSDDSEEVIRHRQDVYTAETKPLLQVYAQRGLLVEVDGVGEIDEVSERVLAALKTVTE encoded by the coding sequence ATGAGAATGTTGCTGATGGGTCCGCCCGGGGCGGGCAAGGGCACGCAGGCAAAGGTGCTTGCGGAGCGGCTCGGCATCCCCGCGGTCTCCACCGGCGACATCTTCCGGCAGAACGTGAAAGACGAGACGGAGCTGGGTCTCGAGGCGAAGCGGTACATGGACGCGGGCAACTACGTCCCCGACGAGGTCACCAACGCGATGGTCCGGGACCGGCTGTCCGAGGCGGACGCCGGAGCCGGCTTCCTGCTGGACGGCTACCCCCGGACCCTGCCGCAGGTCGGCACGCTGGACGACCTGCTCGCCGAGCACGGGCACAAGCTGGACGCGGTGGTGGCGCTGGTCGCCGACACCGACGTGCTGGTGGACCGGATGCTGCGGCGGGCCAAGATCGACGGCCGGTCCGACGACTCCGAAGAGGTCATCCGGCACCGGCAGGACGTCTACACCGCAGAGACCAAGCCGCTGCTGCAGGTGTACGCGCAGCGTGGCCTGCTGGTCGAGGTGGACGGCGTCGGCGAGATCGACGAGGTCAGCGAGCGGGTTCTCGCGGCGCTGAAGACCGTCACCGAGTAG
- the secY gene encoding preprotein translocase subunit SecY, which yields MLGAFANAFKTPDLRRKILFVLFIVVIFRIGSVVPAPGVNVQSLDVCLRQSQTGANANLYNLINLFSGGALLQLAIFALGIMPYITASIILQLLTVVIPRLESLKKEGQAGQGKITQYTRFLTVGLAILQATAFVALARTPGRLFQGCDLPLLHSDKVFPVVVMVLTMTAGTGVVMWLGELITDRGVGNGMSILIFTQIVATFPTQLWAIRKDRGVGTFLVVIAIGLVIVAAVIFIEQAQRRIPVQYAKRMVGRKMFGGTSTYIPLKVNQAGVIPVIFASSLMYLPVLVSQFRQEEKWAQWIQANLVRGDHWIYMVTYVALIIFFTYFYVSITFNPKEVADNMKKYGGFIPGIRAGRPTEEYLSYVLSRITLPGAIYLAIVSMIPLIALVLLNASQNFPFGGTSILIMVGVGLDTVKQIESQLQQRNYEGFLR from the coding sequence GTGTTAGGCGCCTTTGCCAACGCGTTCAAGACTCCGGACCTGCGCCGGAAGATCTTGTTCGTGCTCTTCATCGTCGTGATCTTCCGGATCGGCTCGGTCGTTCCGGCGCCTGGCGTCAACGTCCAGTCGCTGGACGTCTGTCTGCGGCAGTCCCAGACGGGGGCCAATGCCAACCTCTACAACCTGATCAACCTGTTCTCCGGCGGCGCGCTGCTGCAGCTCGCGATCTTCGCGCTCGGCATCATGCCGTACATCACCGCCAGCATCATCCTGCAGCTGCTCACCGTGGTCATCCCGCGGCTGGAGTCGCTGAAGAAGGAAGGCCAGGCGGGCCAGGGCAAGATCACCCAGTACACCCGGTTCCTGACCGTCGGCCTGGCGATCCTGCAGGCGACCGCGTTCGTCGCGCTCGCCCGGACCCCCGGCCGGCTGTTCCAGGGCTGTGACCTGCCGCTGCTGCACAGCGACAAGGTGTTCCCGGTCGTCGTGATGGTGCTCACCATGACCGCCGGCACCGGCGTCGTGATGTGGCTCGGTGAGCTGATCACCGACCGCGGCGTCGGCAACGGCATGTCGATCCTGATCTTCACCCAGATCGTCGCCACCTTCCCGACCCAGCTGTGGGCGATCCGCAAGGACCGCGGCGTCGGCACGTTCCTGGTCGTGATCGCGATCGGTCTGGTCATCGTGGCCGCGGTGATCTTCATCGAGCAGGCGCAGCGCCGGATCCCGGTGCAGTACGCCAAGCGCATGGTCGGCCGGAAGATGTTCGGCGGCACGTCGACCTACATCCCGCTGAAGGTGAACCAGGCCGGTGTGATCCCGGTCATCTTCGCCTCCAGCCTGATGTACCTCCCGGTGCTGGTCAGCCAGTTCCGCCAGGAGGAGAAGTGGGCCCAGTGGATCCAGGCGAACCTGGTCCGGGGCGACCACTGGATCTACATGGTGACGTACGTCGCGCTGATCATCTTCTTCACGTACTTCTACGTCTCGATTACCTTCAACCCGAAGGAAGTTGCAGACAACATGAAGAAGTACGGCGGCTTCATCCCGGGCATCCGGGCGGGCCGGCCGACCGAGGAGTACCTGTCCTACGTCCTGTCCCGCATCACGCTGCCGGGCGCGATCTACCTGGCGATCGTCTCGATGATCCCGCTGATCGCGCTGGTGCTCTTGAACGCCAGCCAGAACTTCCCGTTCGGTGGAACGTCGATCCTGATCATGGTCGGCGTCGGTCTGGACACGGTGAAGCAGATCGAGAGTCAGCTGCAGCAGCGTAACTACGAAGGGTTCCTGCGCTGA
- the rplO gene encoding 50S ribosomal protein L15 — translation MALKVHHLRPAPGAKTAKTRVGRGEGSKGKTAGRGTKGSQARNNIPEWFEGGQMPLHMRLPKLKGFKSRNRVEFQVVNLDKLGQLFPEGGEVGVAELVAKGAVRASQPVKVLGDGELTVALQVSAHKFSKSAKEKIQAAGGTTTEV, via the coding sequence ATGGCGCTGAAGGTTCATCACCTGCGTCCGGCGCCTGGCGCCAAGACCGCCAAGACCCGGGTGGGTCGTGGTGAAGGCAGCAAGGGCAAGACTGCCGGCCGCGGTACCAAGGGGTCGCAGGCCCGCAACAACATCCCCGAGTGGTTCGAGGGTGGCCAGATGCCGCTGCACATGCGGCTGCCGAAGCTCAAGGGCTTCAAGAGCAGGAACCGAGTCGAGTTCCAGGTCGTTAACCTGGACAAGCTCGGTCAGCTGTTCCCCGAGGGTGGTGAGGTCGGCGTGGCCGAGCTCGTCGCCAAGGGAGCGGTCCGGGCCAGTCAGCCGGTGAAGGTGCTGGGTGACGGCGAACTGACCGTGGCACTGCAGGTTTCGGCGCACAAGTTCTCGAAGTCCGCCAAGGAGAAGATCCAGGCGGCCGGAGGAACCACCACCGAGGTGTGA
- the rpmD gene encoding 50S ribosomal protein L30, with translation MARLKVTQTRSGIGGKQNQRDTLRTLGVKRIGDVAVHDDRPEIRGMVRTVRHLITVEEVD, from the coding sequence ATGGCTCGCCTGAAGGTGACCCAGACCCGTTCCGGCATCGGTGGCAAGCAGAACCAGCGCGACACCCTGCGGACCCTGGGCGTGAAGCGGATCGGCGACGTCGCCGTTCACGACGACCGTCCGGAGATCCGCGGCATGGTCCGCACGGTTCGCCACCTCATCACCGTCGAGGAGGTCGACTGA
- the rpsE gene encoding 30S ribosomal protein S5, translating into MSGGQQRRGGGAGGERRGRDGGRGQAADKTAYIERVVAINRVAKVVKGGRRFSFTALVVVGDGDGTVGVGYGKAKEVPAAIAKGVEEAKKAFFKVPRIQGTIPHPVQGEKAAGVVMLRPAAPGTGVIAGGSARAVLECAGIHDILSKSLGSSNAINVVHATVEALRSLETPEAVAARRGLPVEHVAPAALLKARAEVAS; encoded by the coding sequence ATGAGCGGAGGCCAGCAGCGTCGCGGAGGCGGCGCCGGTGGTGAGCGCCGTGGCCGCGACGGTGGTCGCGGTCAGGCAGCTGACAAGACCGCCTACATCGAGCGCGTGGTTGCCATCAACCGGGTCGCCAAGGTCGTGAAGGGTGGTCGTCGCTTCAGCTTCACCGCCCTCGTGGTCGTCGGCGACGGTGACGGCACCGTCGGTGTGGGTTACGGCAAGGCCAAGGAGGTGCCCGCGGCGATCGCCAAGGGCGTCGAGGAGGCCAAGAAGGCGTTCTTCAAGGTGCCGAGGATCCAGGGCACCATCCCGCACCCGGTCCAGGGCGAGAAGGCGGCCGGCGTGGTCATGCTGCGCCCGGCTGCTCCTGGTACCGGTGTGATCGCGGGTGGTTCGGCGCGTGCGGTACTGGAGTGCGCCGGGATCCACGACATCCTCAGCAAGTCGCTGGGTTCGTCCAACGCCATCAACGTGGTGCACGCCACCGTCGAGGCGCTGCGCAGCCTGGAGACCCCGGAGGCGGTGGCCGCGCGTCGTGGCCTGCCGGTGGAGCACGTCGCCCCGGCGGCGCTGCTGAAGGCGCGGGCGGAGGTGGCTTCCTGA
- the rplR gene encoding 50S ribosomal protein L18, with protein sequence MAIGLRHNKHAAKKTASRLRRQIRVRKKVNGTADRPRLVVTKSSKHLFAQVIDDVAGVTLVSASTMEADLRGAEANKTDKAKTVGGLLADRAKAAGIDSVVFDRAGNKYHGRIAALADAAREGGLGF encoded by the coding sequence ATGGCGATCGGACTGCGTCACAACAAGCACGCGGCGAAGAAGACGGCCTCCCGGCTGCGTCGCCAGATCCGGGTCCGCAAGAAGGTCAACGGCACGGCCGACCGGCCGCGCCTGGTGGTCACCAAGTCGTCGAAGCACCTGTTCGCTCAGGTCATCGACGACGTGGCCGGCGTGACGCTGGTGTCGGCCTCCACGATGGAGGCGGACCTGCGCGGCGCGGAAGCGAACAAGACCGACAAGGCCAAGACGGTGGGCGGCCTGCTCGCCGACCGTGCCAAGGCCGCCGGTATCGACTCGGTCGTGTTCGACCGGGCCGGGAACAAGTACCACGGCCGCATCGCGGCACTGGCCGACGCCGCCCGCGAGGGCGGGCTCGGCTTCTGA
- the rplF gene encoding 50S ribosomal protein L6 — MSRIGKLPITVPSGVDVTIDGQTVTVKGPKGQLSHVVAEPIVVNRDEDGTIAVVRPDDQRKSKELHGLSRTLLANLVTGVTDGYEKKLEIVGVGYRVLAKGPTQLEFSLGYSHTITVDAPEGITFAVESPTKFSVQGIDKQSVGEVAANIRKLRKPEPYKGKGVRYAGEQVRRKVGKAGK, encoded by the coding sequence ATGTCTCGCATCGGTAAGCTCCCGATCACGGTCCCGTCCGGCGTCGACGTCACGATCGACGGCCAGACGGTCACCGTGAAGGGTCCCAAGGGTCAGCTCTCGCACGTTGTTGCGGAGCCCATCGTGGTCAACCGGGACGAGGACGGCACGATCGCCGTCGTCCGCCCGGACGACCAGCGCAAGAGCAAGGAACTGCACGGCCTGTCCCGGACGCTGCTCGCCAACCTGGTGACCGGCGTGACGGACGGCTACGAGAAGAAGCTCGAGATCGTCGGCGTCGGCTACCGGGTCCTGGCCAAGGGCCCGACCCAGCTGGAGTTCTCGCTGGGCTACAGCCACACCATCACGGTGGACGCGCCGGAAGGCATCACCTTCGCGGTGGAGTCGCCGACCAAGTTCTCGGTGCAGGGAATCGACAAGCAGTCCGTCGGTGAGGTCGCCGCGAACATCCGCAAGCTGCGCAAGCCCGAGCCGTACAAGGGCAAGGGCGTGCGGTACGCGGGCGAGCAGGTCCGCCGCAAGGTCGGAAAGGCTGGTAAGTAA
- the rpsH gene encoding 30S ribosomal protein S8, translating to MTMTDPIADMLTRLRNANQAYHESTSMPYSKIKQGIADILQQEGYISSYKVEEPKEGTVGKTLIVDLKFGPSRERSIAGVRRISKPGLRVYAKSTNLPKVLGGLGVAIISTSQGLLTDRQAKNKGVGGEVLAYVW from the coding sequence ATGACGATGACCGACCCGATCGCAGACATGCTGACGCGTCTGCGCAACGCCAACCAGGCGTACCACGAGTCGACCTCGATGCCGTACAGCAAGATCAAGCAGGGCATCGCCGACATCCTCCAGCAGGAGGGCTACATCTCCTCCTACAAGGTGGAGGAGCCCAAGGAGGGCACCGTCGGCAAGACCCTGATCGTCGACCTCAAGTTCGGGCCGAGCCGGGAGCGCTCCATCGCGGGCGTGCGCCGGATCAGCAAGCCCGGGCTGCGCGTGTACGCGAAGTCGACGAACCTGCCGAAGGTGCTCGGTGGCCTCGGCGTCGCGATCATCTCGACGTCGCAGGGACTGCTGACCGACCGACAGGCCAAGAACAAGGGCGTTGGCGGGGAAGTCCTCGCCTACGTCTGGTGA
- a CDS encoding type Z 30S ribosomal protein S14, whose translation MAKTALKVKQARKPKFAVRGYTRCQRCGRPKAVFRKFGLCRICLREMAHRGELPGVTKSSW comes from the coding sequence GTGGCGAAGACAGCACTCAAGGTCAAGCAGGCCCGGAAGCCCAAGTTCGCGGTGCGCGGTTACACGCGCTGCCAGCGGTGCGGCCGGCCGAAGGCGGTCTTCCGCAAGTTCGGCCTGTGCCGGATCTGCCTGCGGGAGATGGCGCACCGGGGCGAGCTGCCCGGCGTGACCAAGTCCAGCTGGTGA
- the rplE gene encoding 50S ribosomal protein L5 has product MTTAVTEAKTQPRLKTKYREEIVGQLQEQFQFENVMQVPGLIKIVVNMGVGEAARDSKLIDGAIKDLAAITGQKPQVTKARKSIAQFKLREGMPIGAHVTLRGDRMWEFLDRLLALALPRIRDFRGLSPKQFDGNGNYTFGLTEQVMFHEINQDRIDRVRGMDITVVTSAKNDDEGRALLRQLGFPFKEN; this is encoded by the coding sequence ATGACCACCGCAGTGACCGAGGCGAAGACACAGCCCCGGCTGAAGACCAAGTACCGCGAAGAGATCGTCGGCCAGCTGCAGGAGCAGTTCCAGTTCGAGAACGTCATGCAGGTGCCCGGGCTCATCAAGATCGTGGTGAACATGGGTGTCGGCGAGGCGGCGCGTGACTCGAAGCTGATCGACGGCGCGATCAAGGACCTGGCCGCGATCACCGGGCAGAAGCCCCAGGTGACCAAGGCCCGCAAGTCGATCGCGCAGTTCAAGCTGCGCGAGGGCATGCCGATCGGCGCGCACGTGACCCTGCGCGGCGACCGGATGTGGGAGTTCCTGGACCGGCTGCTGGCGCTCGCGCTGCCCCGGATCCGCGACTTCCGCGGTCTGTCGCCGAAGCAGTTCGACGGCAACGGGAACTACACCTTCGGCCTGACCGAGCAGGTGATGTTCCACGAGATCAACCAGGACCGGATCGACCGGGTCCGGGGCATGGACATCACCGTGGTGACCAGCGCCAAGAACGACGACGAGGGGCGGGCGCTGCTGCGGCAGCTCGGCTTCCCGTTCAAGGAGAACTGA
- the rplX gene encoding 50S ribosomal protein L24, protein MADQAANKSQRKLHVKKGDLVRVITGKSKGLEGKIISVQPDAELVVVEGVNRVKKHTKVQQAQRGGTTGGIVTQEAPIHVSNVMLLVEVEKDGKKQKVTTRVGYNRVEVQKRRPDGSTYTGYRSVRIARRTGEEI, encoded by the coding sequence ATGGCAGACCAGGCAGCCAACAAGTCGCAGCGCAAGCTGCACGTGAAGAAGGGTGATCTCGTTCGCGTGATCACCGGCAAGTCCAAGGGCCTCGAGGGCAAGATCATCTCGGTACAGCCCGACGCGGAGCTCGTCGTCGTCGAAGGCGTGAACCGGGTCAAGAAGCACACCAAGGTGCAGCAGGCCCAGCGCGGCGGCACCACGGGCGGCATCGTCACCCAGGAGGCACCGATCCACGTCTCCAACGTGATGCTGCTGGTCGAGGTCGAGAAGGACGGCAAGAAGCAGAAGGTGACCACCCGCGTCGGGTACAACCGCGTCGAGGTGCAGAAGCGGCGCCCCGACGGTTCGACGTACACCGGTTACCGGAGCGTCCGGATCGCGCGGCGTACCGGCGAGGAGATCTGA
- the rplN gene encoding 50S ribosomal protein L14, whose translation MIQQESRLKVADNTGAKEILCIRVLGGSGRRYAGVGDTIVATVKDAIPGGGVKKGDVVKAVVVRTVKERRRPDGSYIRFDENAAVILKADGEPRGTRIFGPVGRELREKRFMKIISLAPEVL comes from the coding sequence GCCGACAACACGGGTGCGAAGGAGATCCTTTGCATCCGCGTGCTCGGTGGCTCCGGTCGGCGCTACGCCGGTGTCGGCGACACGATCGTCGCCACCGTCAAGGACGCGATCCCGGGTGGTGGTGTGAAGAAGGGTGACGTCGTCAAGGCGGTCGTCGTGCGGACCGTGAAGGAGCGCCGGCGTCCGGACGGCTCCTACATCCGGTTCGACGAGAACGCCGCCGTCATCCTCAAGGCCGACGGCGAGCCGCGCGGCACCCGCATCTTCGGGCCGGTCGGCCGGGAGCTGCGCGAGAAGCGCTTCATGAAGATCATCTCGCTCGCTCCGGAGGTGCTCTGA